In the genome of Levilactobacillus yonginensis, the window CGTAAAGGGTTGGAAAAAGATAATCTAGGTGCTACTAAGTTACTAAAGAATTTCCATTGGACAATTTCAATGTCAAATCCAGTAATGCTGAACATAAACGGTGGCATGAATAAGCAAAAAGCTGTCAATCAGTTTATTAAAAACCATCCTAAACAAGTCAAAGCATGGACAGCGGGGGTGCCAAACGGTCATGGCAAAAAAATTAAATTAGTTTATACACCATATGACTATGAAATTGCGGTAACCACTTTAGTAACGACTTTGTTGAAGCAAAAAGGATATAAAGCTACAATGCAACAGTTAGACGTGGGAGTTATGTGGAATTCGATAGCTAATGGTAGTTCTGACGCTTCCTTGACTGCTGAGTTACCAGTTACCCATGGCTTGTATGCCAAGAAGTACAAAGGTAAGTATGTTCAATTGCGCAAAAATTTGAAGGGTGCTCAAACAGGGTTGGCAGTTCCCAAATATATGAAGAATATTAATACTGTTGATGATCTAAAAAACAAATGATATTGGCTGTAAAATTTCTGGCATTGGACCACACCAATGCCAGTTTTTTTGTTATTTGTCATGTGAAGTTGATGGAATCCTTATGAAGTATCTGGAGCTTAATTGGTCTAGGTACTTTTTTATACCGTCACAGTTTGACGTGCTGGGTGAAGCCATTGGCGTTGAATCTTAATACGGTTGACAAAGTTCTCCCAATTACGGAAGCCAAAAGCAGTGTTTTTAATCTTCTTAATTCGGCCGATGTTGCCCTCTAAATAACCGTTTGAATATGGTGATTCAACGGCGTTCAGGGCCTGTTTCCGGTACTTCTTAAAGCTTTTGATGGTTGTGCCCATTTGTTTAATTAGTTGATGATATTGGCATAGGAACTAATGAAATAGGTTTGTATTATGAATGCGCAAAGACTTTATGATGTCTTGATAAATCTCATAAGTTGTTTTGAAGTCTTGCCCCAAATTTGAGACATTCGGTGACTTCCTCGGTAATAATTTTGCGTGTCAAAATCAAAAGAAAAGACGACCACAAAGGACCTATACTTACTTACCGCAGATGAACGTATCAAGATTTAGCTCTTTTGGAAGGCCAAGATAAAGGGGTTCCTATGATGTAATGACGGACAAATTGTTCGGTACATTACACCACCGTAGGAGTCATGCTTAAAAATGATCGAAAGTCAGTTATAACCACGTTATAATAAAAACAGCAAAAGGAAGTACCATCGAAAACAGGGCTTCCCGCGCAAGCCGCTTCAAAGGCGGTGGCCTTAGCTAAAGAACGATATCAAGGCGCCCCATAACCGTTCAAAGTTATGTAGGGAGGCTTTTTTATTGGTAGTGCTTGTTGATATAGTTGAGTAGCACGATTAAAAATGTGCCAAACAGCAATATCAGCGAGACTGTCTGGAAGACGCTCATTGACTGTGAAACCTTCTTGAAGATTATTCCATGTCAACTCGCAAGGGAAAAGACAGTCACTGCCCTTAAAATTGCTTAGTCAAGCATACAAAGAAATGATGGATTGACCAAGCCACAATAAACATTAAGGTATCAAGCTTCCTAGAAGCCCAATTTGATTGCATTAAGTATCAGCAAAACATCTTTTGTAGATATCCTTTTTTGAGTTCCTGGAGTTTTTCAAGTTTACGCTGATAAAGAGCGATAGTCTTGTCGAGTTGTTTGAAAAAAATGCCAATTTTCTTTTGTTCTTGTAAACTTTTAGGTAGTGTTACTTTGAACTGTGATAAAGATCTTTGACTAACACCTTTCGCAGTACCGCCGCTTGATAAGGATGATAATTCATTAAATGATTTCGGCGAACGTAACAAGACAGCCAAGAAATCATTTGTGATTTTATCTGAAGCAACATCAAAAGCGATTGTTCGTTGACTGAGAATATATTTGTTGTTGTCCGGTATTTGTGCCACATTTCCCATTGGTGCCTCTGTGGTAAATAATACTTGGCCCTTATAAAGTTCTTTTCCAGTCATCCACTTATCATATAGTTTTTGATTTCCATAATGTGCATCAGCAGATGGATCAATATAACCATTTTTTACATTAAGAGCTGAAAGGGCAAGATATCCAGACTCGCTCCAATCCATATCCAGTTTTTTGGGAGTACGTCCACGAAAATCTACTGTACGTCTAATGTTGTCGAAGAACTTACGCTGTTCCCAAGCGTCAGCAAACCCTAAAAATCTTAATTCTGGGAACTTGCTCCCATTTTTGGGGAACAATTTCTGCAAATAGCCCTGTTTAAGTGCCTTAAGCTTAGCTAACTTACGCTGGTTGACTGCGATGAGGGTGTCGAGGTGTGGTAGATTGCAAATTTAATCCGAATTTTTGGACAAATTTGTCAGCATAACCTGATACGGTGTTTGCCAGTCGAGTATTTTAAGCGGTCGCTGGTTAATTTGGAGTAACGTCGTCGTTAAATCTTGAGCACTAATGTGCTCAAAACGAGTCCCTTTAGGATAAAAATAGGTAGATTGTAAAATTAATCCGAACGCTGTTCGGATTAATTTTACAATCTACCGAACTAAAATCTTTGCTTGTTTTTTATCCTTTTCTAAGGATTCAATTCCTTCTGAAACTAATTCATTTAATTCAATCTTTTTTGTAATGACACGTTTGAATAGTGACCGATGGGTATCTATAATCTTAATTACTCGATCGAAGATATTGGCA includes:
- a CDS encoding glycine betaine ABC transporter substrate-binding protein, which produces MISLKKRILRYLQMATVIICLTAIVSACAKPAEYDSHKKLGPQINYTITGIEAGAGEMANTQTLLSKYKLKQANWQIMPSSTAAMISTLSKAVKNKQPIVVTGWQPHWMVAKYSLKFLKDPKHVYGNGESMRTITRKGLEKDNLGATKLLKNFHWTISMSNPVMLNINGGMNKQKAVNQFIKNHPKQVKAWTAGVPNGHGKKIKLVYTPYDYEIAVTTLVTTLLKQKGYKATMQQLDVGVMWNSIANGSSDASLTAELPVTHGLYAKKYKGKYVQLRKNLKGAQTGLAVPKYMKNINTVDDLKNK
- a CDS encoding transposase; the encoded protein is MKQMGTTIKSFKKYRKQALNAVESPYSNGYLEGNIGRIKKIKNTAFGFRNWENFVNRIKIQRQWLHPARQTVTV
- a CDS encoding putative holin-like toxin — protein: MSVFQTVSLILLFGTFLIVLLNYINKHYQ
- a CDS encoding restriction endonuclease subunit S, whose translation is MQKLFPKNGSKFPELRFLGFADAWEQRKFFDNIRRTVDFRGRTPKKLDMDWSESGYLALSALNVKNGYIDPSADAHYGNQKLYDKWMTGKELYKGQVLFTTEAPMGNVAQIPDNNKYILSQRTIAFDVASDKITNDFLAVLLRSPKSFNELSSLSSGGTAKGVSQRSLSQFKVTLPKSLQEQKKIGIFFKQLDKTIALYQRKLEKLQELKKGYLQKMFC